A window of Castanea sativa cultivar Marrone di Chiusa Pesio chromosome 1, ASM4071231v1 contains these coding sequences:
- the LOC142638968 gene encoding uncharacterized protein LOC142638968: protein MWTPTGLPPVQPPIKRRPPGRPKKKRALEPNEPRRGHSKCRGIAKRCKSCGKIGHNKRSCKGEVGGNSSLPGAQNQRRNIPNQTNYNGQAGEPNATNMPSNQQQRSNQQPPISNQEASSQHPPSSNQEASSQHPPSSNPASTNPRKRRRGSVTSETLTASRNASRYREALRFAESQASVHGPRG, encoded by the exons ATGTGGACCCCAACTGGTCTCCCTCCTGTGCAAcctcccataaagagaaggccACCAGGTAggcccaagaagaagagagccTTAGAACCCAATGAACCAAGGAGGGGTCACAGCAAGTGCAGGGGTATTGCCAAGAGGTGCAAGTCCTGTGGAAAGATAGGCCACAACAAAAGAAGCTGCAAAGGTGAGGTTGGAGGAAATTCTTCACTGCCTGGTGCCCAAAACCAGAGGAGAAATATACCAAACCAG ACAAATTACAATGGCCAAGCTGGTGAACCAAATGCCACAAATATGCCATCAAACCAGCAACAAAGAAGCAACCAGCAGCCACCAATTAGCAACCAGGAAGCCAGTAGTCAGCATCCACCAAGCAGCAACCAGGAAGCCAGCAGCCAGCATCCACCAAGCAGCAACCCTGCAAGTACCAATCCAAGGAAGAGAAGGAGGGGGTCTGTCACAAGTGAAACTCTAACTGCATCAAGAAATGCATCAAGGTATAGGGAGGCACTGAGGTTTGCTGAGAGCCAGGCATCTGTGCATGGTCCAAGGGGGTAG
- the LOC142606062 gene encoding 15.7 kDa heat shock protein, peroxisomal, with protein sequence MADAFFGYPFRRFFLSPPIFREWSGSTALMDWLESPNAHIFKINVPGYSKDNIKVQVEDGNVLHIKGEGGKEEQLNAKDTVWHVAERGTGKGEFSREIELPENVKVDQIKAQVENGVLTITVPKDTTQKSSKVRNINVTSKL encoded by the exons ATGGCTGATGCGTTTTTTGGGTACCCCTTCAGGCGCTTCTTCTTGAGCCCTCCGATCTTCCGTGAATGGTCAGGATCGACGGCCCTCATGGACTGGCTCGAATCCCCTAATGCCCACATCTTCAAGATCAACGTCCCAG GTTACAGCAAAGATAACATAAAGGTGCAAGTAGAGGATGGTAACGTTTTGCACATAAAAGGAGAAGGTGGGAAAGAGGAGCAGCTTAATGCAAAAGACACTGTTTGGCATGTAGCTGAGAGAGGGACAGGAAAGGGAGAGTTTTCAAGGGAAATTGAATTGCCGGAGAATGTGAAGGTGGATCAGATTAAGGCCCAAGTGGAGAATGGTGTTCTCACTATTACTGTCCCAAAAGATACTACCCAAAAGTCATCCAAAGTTAGAAACATAAACGTTACTAGCAAGCTCTGA
- the LOC142629488 gene encoding uncharacterized protein LOC142629488, producing the protein MALKGLGVVIRDCHGQVIAALSQKVQMPISVEAAEALAAYRAIVFAKELCIFKVVVEGDCLRVIQALKAKERCNTLYGNIIEDMRNQSLSLQSCQFQHVHWDGNKLVHALARRAVLSAGFNVWVEELPSELEVVF; encoded by the exons ATGGCattgaaag GTTTGGGTGTGGTGATTAGAGATTGTCATGGCCAAGTCATAGCTGCTCTAAGTCAAAAAGTCCAGATGCCTATTTCAGTTGAAGCTGCTGAAGCATTAGCAGCATACCGAGCCATTGTATTTGCTAAAGAACTGTGTATTTTTAAGGTGGTTGTGGAAGGGGACTGCTTGAGGGTGATTCAAGCATTAAAAGCCAAGGAAAGATGTAATACTCTATATGGGAATATAATTGAAGACATGCGCAATCAAAGTTTATCTCTACAGTCTTGCCAATTTCAACATGTTCATTGGGATGGTAATAAGTTGGTGCATGCATTAGCTAGGAGAGCGGTTTTATCCGCAGGTTTTAATgtatgggtagaagaactacctaGTGAGTTGGAGGTTGTATTCTAA
- the LOC142605765 gene encoding plasmodesmata-located protein 7 codes for MGRRRRSSSSSFLSLFIFFVSFTSLSITSLSSDTDTFVFGGCTQQKYTQNSPYESNLNSLLTSLVNSATYSSYNNYTITASTTQDTLYGLYQCRGDLSMPDCATCVARSVTQIGVLCPQTCGGAVQLQGCYVKYDNATFLGVEDKTVVLKKCGPSIGYDDDAMSRRDAVLGALTSSGGAYRVGGSGEVQGVAQCVGDLSSGECQDCVSEAIGRLKSDCGGAVYGDMFLAKCYARYQTGSAHSVYSKAHHDKSTNDGEKTFAIIIGLLAGVALLIIFLTFIRKVFEGPGK; via the exons atgggaagaagaagaagaagctcaagctcatcatttctatcactcttcatcttctttgtcTCTTTCACTTCTCTCTCCattacttctctctcttccGACACAGACACCTTTGTCTTCGGAGGCTGCACTCAACAAAAATACACTCAAAACTCACCCTACGAATCCAACCTCAACTCCCTCCTCACCTCTCTTGTAAACTCAGCCACCTACAGTTCCTACAACAACTACACCATCACTGCCTCAACCACACAAGACACACTCTACGGCCTTTACCAATGCCGTGGTGACCTTTCCATGCCTGACTGTGCAACTTGTGTGGCTCGCTCGGTCACCCAAATCGGCGTTTTGTGCCCCCAAACTTGCGGTGGAGCCGTACAGCTTCAAGGGTGTTATGTCAAGTACGATAATGCTACGTTTCTAGGTGTGGAGGACAAGACtgtggtgttgaagaaatgcgGACCGTCGATTGGGTATGATGATGATGCTATGAGCCGTAGAGATGCGGTGTTGGGTGCTTTGACTAGCTCTGGAGGGGCATATAGGGTTGGTGGGTCCGGTGAGGTACAAGGTGTGGCACAGTGTGTTGGGGATTTGAGCTCGGGTGAGTGTCAGGATTGTGTCTCTGAGGCCATCGGACGGTTGAAAAGCGATTGCGGTGGGGCTGTTTATGGTGATATGTTCTTGGCTAAGTGTTATGCAAGGTACCAGACTGGTAGTGCACACAGTGTTTACTCCAAGGCTCATCATG ATAAATCGACTAATGACGGTGAGAAGACATTCGCAATAATAATTGGATTATTAGCCGGAGTGGCTCTACTCATTATTTTCCTTACATTCATAAGAAAGGTGTTTGAGGGACCAG gtaaataa